The proteins below come from a single Oncorhynchus keta strain PuntledgeMale-10-30-2019 chromosome 32, Oket_V2, whole genome shotgun sequence genomic window:
- the LOC118365470 gene encoding MICAL-like protein 1 isoform X2, with product MGSLKALQEWCRIKCENYPNVEIRNMSSSFRDGLAFCAIIHKHRPDLIDFNSLSKDNVYENNHLAFEVAQSKLGIPALLDAKDMVSTEVPDRLSVITYLSHYHHCFNKKSHECSSHSQTQPDSLGGLQPAKSRTEEPSNSGRPCSVCASCMKHVHLVQRHLTEGKLYHRSCFRCSVCSSTLLPGSYKEGSEVGSLVCTHHLTASQNAHPDYSKQTGSIENLPKFDEQEVTLSQGGLTDNPDLSDFIGKTDSDETVIFGRGGTETEGGERKTRHDTLKKPMPPRPPKPTVEEGKLEEAGTRPIQTTKTLIVTPDSDWASASPGRPVPAPRRVLDSTPPHPAPRTRPPKIMDSPLVSGYPVDNKTLPNPSRRFGQPSGPCKPKEPPWLELVQPGPWPKLPPAPPPSMPKPPRSGSIPSLRGSWYRAREPPPNPFGEFEDEEADDDYTGEENTMSGAEGQAQPSMVTSQTWCGTSQLAEAASSHCQAHLEDTSREVDKSSIAGADDAVNLPEIANAPEKESLAEAGCSLPVSNLAEEPCSIDISESADVGVIANMAETAGTLDVCNLADVGVGESTNLSKAASSLCLSNLTEAKTTSSSYLAEAASSLDVSNLAEVASSHGVSGLAGASGFGGLVGAVSAPNISNLTEEASSYGVSEASGGSLSVSNLAGADSICSVTGEPSALGKSDVAQSLSLPKSVSVPAISTSLTCTQSRTPPTLSTNGAAASPSLLRPPSLPSVSEVRDSGQVPTPSHSKVCKENPFNRKVSPSEFPKSKPAPGHGFPLIKRKVQTDNYAPVEELQGELGELEKRMDRLELRGVEMERSLRDCQNDQEEEDMLVDWFTLIHEKHMLVRRDAELVYMAKQQNLEERQADVEYELRCLLNKPECKWSKDDRYRDQQLMEELVTIIEQRNHIINSLDQDRQREEEEDALFSMIKKKDLRKESGKDLKTLRAKFKPMKMLKMLSHKDSKSKGSLKKN from the exons ATGGGGTCATTGAAAGCTTTACAAGAATGGTGTCGCATAAAATGCGAAAATTACCCCAATGTGGAGATAAGGAACATGTCTTCTTCATTCAGAGATGGATTGGCGTTTTGTGCCATTATCCACAAACACCGACCTGATTTGAT AGACTTCAACTCCCTCTCCAAAGATAACGTTTATGAAAACAACCATCTG GCATTTGAGGTTGCACAGTCAAAGCTGGGAATCCCTGCATTGCTGGATGCTAAGGACATGGTGTCCACAGAGGTGCCAGACCGGCTAAGTGTCATCACTTACCTCTCCCATTACCACCACTGCTTCAACAAGAAGTCTCATG AGTGCTCCAGTCACTCCCAGACACAACCTGACTCTCTTGGAGGTTTGCAGCCTGCCAAG TCAAGGACAGAGGAGCCATCCAACAGTGGCAGGCCATGCAGCGTTTGTGCCTCCTGCATGAAGCACGTCCACCTGGTGCAGAGACATCTCACTGAGGGGAAACTCTACCACCGCAGCTGCTTCAG ATGCAGTGTGTGCAGCAGCACTCTCTTACCAGGGTCTTACAAAGAGGGGAGTGAAGTTGGCTCCTTGGTCTGCACCCACCACTTGACAGCCAGTCAAAATGCCCACCCCGACTACAGTAAACAAACGGGATCAATAGAGAATCTGCCCAAATTTGATGAGCAGGAGGTGACACTATCTCAGGGTGGATTAACAGACAACCCCGATCTCTCTGATTTTATTGGAAAAACGGACTCAGATGAGACAGTTATTTTtggaagaggagggacagagacggagggaggtgagagaaagaCAAGGCACGACACACTCAAGAAGCCAATGCCACCCCGTCCTCCAAAGCCCACTGTAGAAGAGGGAAAGCTTGAAGAAGCAGGGACACGGCCCATTCAAACAACCAAAACACTCATTGTAACACCAGACAGCGATTGGGCTTCTGCAAGCCCTGGACGGCCAGTTCCTGCACCCAGACGGGTGTTAGACTCCACCCCTCCTCATCCTGCACCTAGAACCCGTCCACCTAAAATCATGGACAGCCCCCTTGTTTCTG gttACCCAGTTGATAATAAAACCTTACCCAATCCTTCTCGCAG GTTTGGCCAACCCAGTGGGCCCTGTAAACCCAAAGAACCACCGTGGCTGGAGCTTGTCCAGCCAGGGCCCTGGCCAAAGCTTCCCCCTGCCCCGCCCCCTAGTATGCCCAAGCCCCCACGCTCAGGCTCTATACCCTCCCTCAGAGGCAGTTGGTACAGAGCGAGAGAACCCCCTCCCAACCCCTTCGGGGAGTTTGAGGATGAGGAGGCTGATGATGATTACACTGGGGAAGAGAACACAATGAGTGGTGCTGAAGGCCAAGCACAGCCCTCAATGGTAACCAGCCAGACATGGTGTGGTACCAGTCAGTTAGCTGAAGCAGCCAGCTCACATTGCCAAGCTCATTTAGAGGACACGTCCAGAGAAGTTGACAAGTCTAGTATTGCTGGAGCGGATGACGCAGTAAATTTACCTGAAATTGCTAATGCACCAGAGAAAGAAAGTTTAGCTGAAGCAGGATGCTCACTTCCTGTATCTAATTTAGCTGAAGAACCTTGTTCAATTGATATATCTGAGTCAGCTGATGTTGGTGTGATAGCTAACATGGCTGAAACAGCTGGCACACTTGATGTATGTAATTTAGCAGATGTTGGAGTTGGAGAATCAACCAACTTGTCCAAAGCAGCTAGTTCACTTTGTTTGTCTAATTTGACTGAAGCTAAAACCACAAGTTCATCTTACTTGGCTGAGGCTGCTAGTTCCCTTGATGTATCTAATCTAGCTGAAGTAGCCAGCTCACACGGTGTATCTGGTCTAGCTGGAGCTAGTGGGTTCGGAGGTTTAGTTGGAGCAGTTAGTGCACCTAACATATCTAATTTAACTGAAGAAGCTAGTTCATATGGTGTTTCTGAAGCTTCTGGCGGTTCACTTAGTGTGTCTAATTTAGCTGGAGCTGATAGCATATGCAGTGTGACTGGAGAACCAAGTGCTCTTGGCAAATCAGATGTAGCCCAGAGCCTCTCTTTGCCCAAAAGTGTGTCTGTGCCCGCAATCTCCACTAGTTTAACCTGTACTCAAAGTCGCACCCCACCAACCTTGTCAACCAATGGAGCAGCAGCCAGTCCCTCCCTGCTCAGACCCCCATCGCTCCCTAGTGTGTCTGAAGTGAGGGACTCTGGCCAGGTGCCCACCCCCTCTCACAGTAAG GTGTGCAAGGAGAACCCTTTCAATCGTAAAGTCTCCCCCTCTGAGTTCCCCAAATCCAAGCCTGCCCCTGGACATGGCTTCCCCCTCATCAAGAGGAAG GTGCAGACAGACAACTATGCCCCAGTGGAGGAGCTGCAGGGGGAGCTGGGGGAGCTGGAGAAACGAATGGACAGGCTGGAGCtgagaggggtggagatggagagaagctTGAGAGACTGCCAGAATG ACCAGGAAGAGGAGGACATGTTGGTGGACTGGTTCACTCTAATACATGAGAAACACATGCTTGTGCGCAGAGACGCAGAACTGGTATACAT GGCCAAGCAACAGAATttagaggagagacaggcagacgtGGAATATGAACTGAGATGTCTCCTCAACAAACCAG
- the LOC118365470 gene encoding MICAL-like protein 1 isoform X1, with protein sequence MGSLKALQEWCRIKCENYPNVEIRNMSSSFRDGLAFCAIIHKHRPDLIDFNSLSKDNVYENNHLAFEVAQSKLGIPALLDAKDMVSTEVPDRLSVITYLSHYHHCFNKKSHECSSHSQTQPDSLGGLQPAKSRTEEPSNSGRPCSVCASCMKHVHLVQRHLTEGKLYHRSCFRCSVCSSTLLPGSYKEGSEVGSLVCTHHLTASQNAHPDYSKQTGSIENLPKFDEQEVTLSQGGLTDNPDLSDFIGKTDSDETVIFGRGGTETEGGERKTRHDTLKKPMPPRPPKPTVEEGKLEEAGTRPIQTTKTLIVTPDSDWASASPGRPVPAPRRVLDSTPPHPAPRTRPPKIMDSPLVSGYPVDNKTLPNPSRRFGQPSGPCKPKEPPWLELVQPGPWPKLPPAPPPSMPKPPRSGSIPSLRGSWYRAREPPPNPFGEFEDEEADDDYTGEENTMSGAEGQAQPSMVTSQTWCGTSQLAEAASSHCQAHLEDTSREVDKSSIAGADDAVNLPEIANAPEKESLAEAGCSLPVSNLAEEPCSIDISESADVGVIANMAETAGTLDVCNLADVGVGESTNLSKAASSLCLSNLTEAKTTSSSYLAEAASSLDVSNLAEVASSHGVSGLAGASGFGGLVGAVSAPNISNLTEEASSYGVSEASGGSLSVSNLAGADSICSVTGEPSALGKSDVAQSLSLPKSVSVPAISTSLTCTQSRTPPTLSTNGAAASPSLLRPPSLPSVSEVRDSGQVPTPSHSKQVCKENPFNRKVSPSEFPKSKPAPGHGFPLIKRKVQTDNYAPVEELQGELGELEKRMDRLELRGVEMERSLRDCQNDQEEEDMLVDWFTLIHEKHMLVRRDAELVYMAKQQNLEERQADVEYELRCLLNKPECKWSKDDRYRDQQLMEELVTIIEQRNHIINSLDQDRQREEEEDALFSMIKKKDLRKESGKDLKTLRAKFKPMKMLKMLSHKDSKSKGSLKKN encoded by the exons ATGGGGTCATTGAAAGCTTTACAAGAATGGTGTCGCATAAAATGCGAAAATTACCCCAATGTGGAGATAAGGAACATGTCTTCTTCATTCAGAGATGGATTGGCGTTTTGTGCCATTATCCACAAACACCGACCTGATTTGAT AGACTTCAACTCCCTCTCCAAAGATAACGTTTATGAAAACAACCATCTG GCATTTGAGGTTGCACAGTCAAAGCTGGGAATCCCTGCATTGCTGGATGCTAAGGACATGGTGTCCACAGAGGTGCCAGACCGGCTAAGTGTCATCACTTACCTCTCCCATTACCACCACTGCTTCAACAAGAAGTCTCATG AGTGCTCCAGTCACTCCCAGACACAACCTGACTCTCTTGGAGGTTTGCAGCCTGCCAAG TCAAGGACAGAGGAGCCATCCAACAGTGGCAGGCCATGCAGCGTTTGTGCCTCCTGCATGAAGCACGTCCACCTGGTGCAGAGACATCTCACTGAGGGGAAACTCTACCACCGCAGCTGCTTCAG ATGCAGTGTGTGCAGCAGCACTCTCTTACCAGGGTCTTACAAAGAGGGGAGTGAAGTTGGCTCCTTGGTCTGCACCCACCACTTGACAGCCAGTCAAAATGCCCACCCCGACTACAGTAAACAAACGGGATCAATAGAGAATCTGCCCAAATTTGATGAGCAGGAGGTGACACTATCTCAGGGTGGATTAACAGACAACCCCGATCTCTCTGATTTTATTGGAAAAACGGACTCAGATGAGACAGTTATTTTtggaagaggagggacagagacggagggaggtgagagaaagaCAAGGCACGACACACTCAAGAAGCCAATGCCACCCCGTCCTCCAAAGCCCACTGTAGAAGAGGGAAAGCTTGAAGAAGCAGGGACACGGCCCATTCAAACAACCAAAACACTCATTGTAACACCAGACAGCGATTGGGCTTCTGCAAGCCCTGGACGGCCAGTTCCTGCACCCAGACGGGTGTTAGACTCCACCCCTCCTCATCCTGCACCTAGAACCCGTCCACCTAAAATCATGGACAGCCCCCTTGTTTCTG gttACCCAGTTGATAATAAAACCTTACCCAATCCTTCTCGCAG GTTTGGCCAACCCAGTGGGCCCTGTAAACCCAAAGAACCACCGTGGCTGGAGCTTGTCCAGCCAGGGCCCTGGCCAAAGCTTCCCCCTGCCCCGCCCCCTAGTATGCCCAAGCCCCCACGCTCAGGCTCTATACCCTCCCTCAGAGGCAGTTGGTACAGAGCGAGAGAACCCCCTCCCAACCCCTTCGGGGAGTTTGAGGATGAGGAGGCTGATGATGATTACACTGGGGAAGAGAACACAATGAGTGGTGCTGAAGGCCAAGCACAGCCCTCAATGGTAACCAGCCAGACATGGTGTGGTACCAGTCAGTTAGCTGAAGCAGCCAGCTCACATTGCCAAGCTCATTTAGAGGACACGTCCAGAGAAGTTGACAAGTCTAGTATTGCTGGAGCGGATGACGCAGTAAATTTACCTGAAATTGCTAATGCACCAGAGAAAGAAAGTTTAGCTGAAGCAGGATGCTCACTTCCTGTATCTAATTTAGCTGAAGAACCTTGTTCAATTGATATATCTGAGTCAGCTGATGTTGGTGTGATAGCTAACATGGCTGAAACAGCTGGCACACTTGATGTATGTAATTTAGCAGATGTTGGAGTTGGAGAATCAACCAACTTGTCCAAAGCAGCTAGTTCACTTTGTTTGTCTAATTTGACTGAAGCTAAAACCACAAGTTCATCTTACTTGGCTGAGGCTGCTAGTTCCCTTGATGTATCTAATCTAGCTGAAGTAGCCAGCTCACACGGTGTATCTGGTCTAGCTGGAGCTAGTGGGTTCGGAGGTTTAGTTGGAGCAGTTAGTGCACCTAACATATCTAATTTAACTGAAGAAGCTAGTTCATATGGTGTTTCTGAAGCTTCTGGCGGTTCACTTAGTGTGTCTAATTTAGCTGGAGCTGATAGCATATGCAGTGTGACTGGAGAACCAAGTGCTCTTGGCAAATCAGATGTAGCCCAGAGCCTCTCTTTGCCCAAAAGTGTGTCTGTGCCCGCAATCTCCACTAGTTTAACCTGTACTCAAAGTCGCACCCCACCAACCTTGTCAACCAATGGAGCAGCAGCCAGTCCCTCCCTGCTCAGACCCCCATCGCTCCCTAGTGTGTCTGAAGTGAGGGACTCTGGCCAGGTGCCCACCCCCTCTCACAGTAAG CAGGTGTGCAAGGAGAACCCTTTCAATCGTAAAGTCTCCCCCTCTGAGTTCCCCAAATCCAAGCCTGCCCCTGGACATGGCTTCCCCCTCATCAAGAGGAAG GTGCAGACAGACAACTATGCCCCAGTGGAGGAGCTGCAGGGGGAGCTGGGGGAGCTGGAGAAACGAATGGACAGGCTGGAGCtgagaggggtggagatggagagaagctTGAGAGACTGCCAGAATG ACCAGGAAGAGGAGGACATGTTGGTGGACTGGTTCACTCTAATACATGAGAAACACATGCTTGTGCGCAGAGACGCAGAACTGGTATACAT GGCCAAGCAACAGAATttagaggagagacaggcagacgtGGAATATGAACTGAGATGTCTCCTCAACAAACCAG